A region of Rhodamnia argentea isolate NSW1041297 chromosome 9, ASM2092103v1, whole genome shotgun sequence DNA encodes the following proteins:
- the LOC115756605 gene encoding protein root UVB sensitive 1, chloroplastic — MACACRLSFLRLSPPLPPQRPHRSDLVLAPAPRRSLSLPPFPLKLLKSTYLTSQFFALASPGGPEPSFPGGGNDNSGGGGDFGGFDGFSGWWNHDDSGGGGGGAPLGRLLVLFLCSRTLTGRSSFLNKSALFIIVSFVSHFCAFQIPASALARAALEEEEEEEEKGVVWEVQGGKWTKLVRDPSKDAFVVASPVGFGFGDEKLFTPGVIPSLWVQCRGLFMRLMLPEGFPDSVTSDYLDYSLWRGVQGVASQISGVLATQALLYAVGLGKGAIPTAAAVNWVLKDGIGYISKIFLSKFGRHFDVHPKGWRLFADLLENAAFGMEMLTPAFPHLFVFIGAVAGAGRSAAALIQAATRSCFYAGFAAQRNFAEVIAKGEAQGMVSKSIGIILGIALASTIGSSIPLVLASFTVVTWVHMFCNLKSYQSIHLRTLNPYRGSLVFSEYLLSGQAPSVKEVNDEEPLFPALPFLDGTLKKAQSSALSQGSEGSSRSNRAATAARFQA, encoded by the exons ATGGCCTGCGCCTGCAGGCTCTCCTTCCTCCGCCTCTCTCCGCCTCTCCCCCCACAGCGTCCCCACCGAAGCGACCTCGTTCTCGCGCCGGCGCCTAGGCGCTCCCTCTCGTTGCCACCATTCCCTCTCAAGTTATTGAAGTCAACTTACTTGACCTCCCAATTCTTCGCACTCGCTTCCCCCGGAGGCCCTGAGCCCTCCTTCCCCGGCGGTGGAAACGACAactccggcggcggcggcgatttCGGCGGTTTCGATGGATTCTCCGGGTGGTGGAATCACGACGACAGCGGCGGAGGCGGTGGAGGCGCTCCACTCGGTAGACTTCTCGTTCTCTTTCTCTGCTCCCGTACGCTGACCGGCAGGAGCAGCTTCCTGAACAAATCGGCGTTGTTCATCATCGTTTCGTTTGTGTCTCATTTCTGCGCATTTCAAATACCTGCTTCGGCACTGGCGAGAGCTGCtcttgaggaggaggaggaggaggaagagaaaggtGTTGTTTGGGAAGTGCAGGGAGGCAAGTGGACCAAGCTTGTCCGTGATCCTAGCAAAGACGCTTTCGTGGTTGCTTCGCCGGTTGGCTTCGGTTTCGGAGATGAGAAGTTGTTTACTCCCGGTGTCATCCCCAGTTTGTGGGTGCAGTGCAGGGGCTTGTTCATGCGGTTGATGCTTCCTGAAGGATTTCCTGACAGCGTTACCAGTGATTATTTGGATTATTCTCTTTGGAGAGGAGTTCAAGGCGTTGCGAGTCAAATCAGTGGTGTTCTTGCCACTCAG GCCTTGCTTTATGCTGTTGGTTTAGGAAAAGGAGCTATTCCTACAGCTGCTGCTGTGAATTGGGTGCTGAAGGATGGGATTGGATATATCAGCAAGATTTTCCTCTCGAAATTTGGACGGCATTTTGATGTCCATCCAAAGGGGTGGAGGCTTTTTGCTGATTTGTTGGAAAATGCTGCCTTCGGGATGGAAATGTTGACTCCTGCCTTCCCacatctttttgttttcattggtGCTGTTGCAGGAGCAGGACGCTCAGCAGCTGCTCTCATTCAG GCAGCCACCAGGAGCTGCTTTTATGCTGGTTTTGCTGCTCAGAGGAACTTTGCTGAG GTCATTGCCAAGGGTGAGGCACAAGGAATGGTGAGCAAGTCTATTGGTATCATACTTGGTATAGCATTGGCGAGTACTATAGGCTCCTCTATACCACTTGTGCTTGCTTCTTTTACTGTGGTGACCTGGGTCCACATGTTCTGCAATCTTAAGTCATACCAATCGATTCATCTGAGGACTTTAAATCCTTATCGTGGAA GTTTGGTTTTCAGTGAGTACCTATTGAGTGGTCAAGCACCTTCAGTTAAGGAGGTCAATGATGAAGAACCACTATTCCCAGCTCTGCCCTTTCTTGATGGAACATTGAAAAAG GCACAATCCAGTGCACTATCTCAGGGGAGCGAAGGAAGCAGCCGCTCAAATAGAGCGGCGACTGCAGCTAGGTTCCAAGCTTAG
- the LOC115756608 gene encoding uncharacterized protein LOC115756608 isoform X1, protein MLASPAMAAVATVTGIRCDHVPCCRWNEKGNKLRSRTKQSPFSRIASISALASPLSSNHRTKELSRSQIYLEILKAAREKFTQEISFQSKDKDISLAKVLLYVAAEDEAFLALNREMDAEFLSKETRSASVPSDAQKWDSLDNMPLSGRTISQWLSELDSIAKEVEAELISRDIGCHLVEVLEAVNVVLFGLKGFKRTPVLVDSKCSYLHSVLSSRFGSAILLSIIYIEVCRRLGLTIVGSRVGEDFLIWPQTGNPEELFKVTNGKSLFAIVNGRCVDDPRSRASDLTSNSLLGLEIASNRDIIGIALANLIRLHWKRASRLNHGLMLTTPLRHVDYASEKSNKFDDSSAPVLRPQDLRLAIMASERLLILQPHNWSLRRDQGMMLYYKKDYGEAVQELSICMAFAPEEEADILEPFVEKLHLLRLEASWKSMGHNQLTVP, encoded by the exons ATGTTGGCATCTCCGGCGATGGCTGCTGTTGCTACAGTGACGGGCATCAG GTGTGATCATGTCCCTTGTTGCCGTTGGAATGAGAAGGGGAACAAACTGAGAAGTAGAACCAAGCAGAGCCCTTTCTCAAGAATTGCTTCCATTTCGGCCTTGGCCTCCCCTCTTTCTAGCAATCACAGGACAAAGGAACTGTCTCGTTCCCAAATCTACCTGGAG ATTCTTAAAGCTGCCAGGGAGAAGTTCACTCAGGAAATTTCTTTCCAGTCCAAGGACAAAGACATCTCTCTTGCAAAa GTTTTGCTGTATGTGGCAGCTGAAGATGAGGCATTTCTGGCTCTCAACAGAGAAATGGATGCAGAGTTCCTTTCAAAAGAAACAAGATCAGCTTCTGTTCCATCTGATGCCCAAAAGTGGGACTCTTTAGACAATATGCCTTTGTCCGGAAGGACAATATCTCAGTGGCTGAGTGAGCTGGATTCTATTGCTAAAGAAGTTGAGGCAGAACTAATTTCAAGAGATATCGGCTGCCATTTGGTTGAGGTTTTAGAAGCAGTTAATGTAGTCCTTTTTGGGTTGAAAGGCTTCAAGCGGACCCCTGTTCTTGTAGATTCCAAATGTTCATACTTGCACTCTGTGCTGAGTTCTAGATTTGGCAGTG CGATTTTGCTTAGCATTATTTACATTGAGGTTTGTCGAAGACTTGGTCTGACCATTGTGGGATCTCGTGTTGGGGAAGATTTTTTGATATGGCCCCAAACTGGGAACCCAGAG GAGCTCTTCAAGGTAACTAACGGAAAGAGCTTGTTTGCTATTGTCAATGGAAGGTGTGTTGATGACCCCAGATCCAGGGCATCAGACTTAACTAGCAATTCACTTTTAGGACTTGAGATAGCTTCAAACCGTGATATCATTGGGATTGCTTTGGCAAACTTGATT AGGCTTCATTGGAAACGCGCTTCGAGGCTGAATCATGGGCTGATGTTGACTACTCCTCTTAGGCATGTTGACTATGCTTCTGAAAAATCCAACAAATTTGACGATTCAAGTGCTCCTGTGCTGCGGCCCCAAGATCTTAG GTTGGCTATTATGGCTTCCGAAAGATTATTGATTCTGCAGCCGCATAACTGGTCTCTGAGAAGGGACCAAGGGATGATGTTGTACTACAAGAA GGACTACGGGGAGGCGGTTCAAGAACTTAGCATTTGTATGGCATTTGCGCCGGAAGAAGAGGCGGATATTTTGGAACCGTTTGTCGAGAAGCTGCATTTGCTGCGTCTGGAAGCTTCGTGGAAGTCCATGGGGCATAATCAATTGACAGTTCCTTAG
- the LOC115756609 gene encoding pentatricopeptide repeat-containing protein At1g31790 produces the protein MKSKMASSSSSPPFSTPPPRTSLYPRTAKIRSLMVTKTCTTKGHPPSSAPIHLPLRSPNKLAARPLELQTPPPQTNPSTVHPHPASESCKTPTQEKKNNASSATTDVLRLLDGLGVTVSPDIYVSLIKECTANGDSAGALELHKHIRRSGLRPSLHLLNRVLLMYAVCGYLVSARKVFEGMLQRDFSSWAILTVSHVEEGEYEEAIGLFLRMLCCINVSEIQPWIVVCILKACVRSANKDLGEQVHGWLLKQGSGGENPLPRSLIDFYGKFNCPECANIIFQQLPSHNSAIWTAKLAYDCSGHQYDMVFSNFREIDRAGIRKSRSMFLSVLKACGRVKDDRKCGQQVHAKAIKVGVESDAFVQSGLVDMYGQLGLLRDARTVFDMVRNKKSTAFWNAMIKGYIKHGLSVEAIKLLYQMKEAGLILREDILDEVRIASGS, from the coding sequence ATGAAATCGAAAATGGCATCATCTTCGtcatcacctccattttcaACACCACCGCCTCGAACTTCTCTTTACCCACGCACAGCTAAAATTCGCTCCCTGATGGTCACCAAAACCTGCACCACGAAAGGTCACCCTCCATCGAGCGCTCCTATCCATCTTCCTCTTCGCAGCCCCAACAAGCTCGCTGCTCGCCCCCTCGAACTCCAAACTCCACCCCCACAAACGAATCCTTCCACAGTTCACCCGCATCCCGCCTCCGAAAGTTGCAAGACTCCGACCCAGGAGAAGAAAAACAACGCCTCGAGTGCGACCACGGACGTTTTGCGCTTATTGGATGGCCTCGGCGTGACTGTTTCACCTGATATCTACGTTTCGTTGATCAAAGAGTGCACGGCAAATGGTGACTCTGCCGGAGCACTTGAGCTCCATAAACACATCAGGCGTAGCGGGTTGAGACCCAGTTTGCATTTGCTTAACCGGGTCTTGCTAATGTACGCGGTCTGTGGTTACTTGGTTAGTGCCCGCAAAGTATTTGAGGGAATGCTCCAGAGAGACTTCAGTTCTTGGGCTATCTTGACTGTCAGTCATGTGGAAGAGGGTGAGTATGAGGAAGCTATAGGGCTGTTTTTGAGGATGCTTTGCTGTATCAATGTGAGTGAAATTCAGCCGTGGATAGTTGTGTGTATATTGAAGGCTTGTGTACGTAGTGCGAATAAGGATCTTGGTGAGCAAGTTCATGGTTGGTTATTGAAGCAGGGTAGTGGGGGTGAGAATCCCCTGCCTAGGTCGTTGATCGATTTCTATGGGAAATTCAATTGCCCTGAATGTGCTAACATTATCTTTCAGCAATTGCCTAGCCACAATTCCGCTATCTGGACGGCCAAACTTGCGTATGACTGCAGTGGGCATCAGTACGATATGGTCTTTAGTAACTTCAGGGAAATTGACAGGGCGGGAATTCGGAAGAGTAGATCCATGTTTTTGAGTGTTCTCAAGGCATGTGGCAGGGTTAAGGACGACAGAAAATGTGGTCAGCAGGTTCATGCTAAAGCCATTAAGGTTGGAGTGGAGTCGGATGCGTTCGTGCAGAGTGGGTTGGTTGACATGTATGGACAATTGGGTTTATTGAGAGACGCAAGGACAGTTTTTGACATGGTTAGGAACAAGAAGAGCACTGCATTTTGGAATGCCATGATCAAGGGTTACATAAAGCATGGGCTCTCAGTTGAAGCCATTAAGCTTTTATATCAGATGAAAGAAGCAGGGTTGATATTGCGAGAAGATATCCTTGATGAAGTGCGCATTGCTTCTGGAAGTTGA
- the LOC115756608 gene encoding uncharacterized protein LOC115756608 isoform X2 yields MDAEFLSKETRSASVPSDAQKWDSLDNMPLSGRTISQWLSELDSIAKEVEAELISRDIGCHLVEVLEAVNVVLFGLKGFKRTPVLVDSKCSYLHSVLSSRFGSAILLSIIYIEVCRRLGLTIVGSRVGEDFLIWPQTGNPEELFKVTNGKSLFAIVNGRCVDDPRSRASDLTSNSLLGLEIASNRDIIGIALANLIRLHWKRASRLNHGLMLTTPLRHVDYASEKSNKFDDSSAPVLRPQDLRLAIMASERLLILQPHNWSLRRDQGMMLYYKKDYGEAVQELSICMAFAPEEEADILEPFVEKLHLLRLEASWKSMGHNQLTVP; encoded by the exons ATGGATGCAGAGTTCCTTTCAAAAGAAACAAGATCAGCTTCTGTTCCATCTGATGCCCAAAAGTGGGACTCTTTAGACAATATGCCTTTGTCCGGAAGGACAATATCTCAGTGGCTGAGTGAGCTGGATTCTATTGCTAAAGAAGTTGAGGCAGAACTAATTTCAAGAGATATCGGCTGCCATTTGGTTGAGGTTTTAGAAGCAGTTAATGTAGTCCTTTTTGGGTTGAAAGGCTTCAAGCGGACCCCTGTTCTTGTAGATTCCAAATGTTCATACTTGCACTCTGTGCTGAGTTCTAGATTTGGCAGTG CGATTTTGCTTAGCATTATTTACATTGAGGTTTGTCGAAGACTTGGTCTGACCATTGTGGGATCTCGTGTTGGGGAAGATTTTTTGATATGGCCCCAAACTGGGAACCCAGAG GAGCTCTTCAAGGTAACTAACGGAAAGAGCTTGTTTGCTATTGTCAATGGAAGGTGTGTTGATGACCCCAGATCCAGGGCATCAGACTTAACTAGCAATTCACTTTTAGGACTTGAGATAGCTTCAAACCGTGATATCATTGGGATTGCTTTGGCAAACTTGATT AGGCTTCATTGGAAACGCGCTTCGAGGCTGAATCATGGGCTGATGTTGACTACTCCTCTTAGGCATGTTGACTATGCTTCTGAAAAATCCAACAAATTTGACGATTCAAGTGCTCCTGTGCTGCGGCCCCAAGATCTTAG GTTGGCTATTATGGCTTCCGAAAGATTATTGATTCTGCAGCCGCATAACTGGTCTCTGAGAAGGGACCAAGGGATGATGTTGTACTACAAGAA GGACTACGGGGAGGCGGTTCAAGAACTTAGCATTTGTATGGCATTTGCGCCGGAAGAAGAGGCGGATATTTTGGAACCGTTTGTCGAGAAGCTGCATTTGCTGCGTCTGGAAGCTTCGTGGAAGTCCATGGGGCATAATCAATTGACAGTTCCTTAG